GCCAACGCTGGGAATGCGAACCGCTACGATGGGCTGTCCGGGTGTGATTGCCAGCGTCTCCAGTTGCTGCGGCGTAAAGGCCGCGCTCACTTCGGTCATGGCGGGCAGGCGCAGGTCTGGCTTGTCGATGCCGTAGAGGCGCAGCGCCTCATCGAACGTCATGCGCGGAAAGGGCGCGGAGAGCGGCTCCCCTGCAACACCGAAGGCGGCTTTGAGGAAGCCTTCTACCACGGCGAAGATCATCTCCTGCTGGGGAAAGGACATCTCCAGGTCGATTTGCGTGAACTCCGGCTGGCGGTCGGCGCGAAGGTCTTCATCGCGGAAGCAGCGGGCAATTTGAAAGTAGCGATCGAAGCCGGAGATCATCAGAATCTGCTTGAAGAGCTGCGGCGACTGCGGCAGTGCATAGAAGCTGCCCGGATGGACGCGGCTGGGAACGAGATAATCGCGGGCGCCCTCTGGCGTGGAGCCCATCAGGATTGGTGTTTCCACCTCGTAGAAGCCCTCTCCCGAGAGATATTGCCGGATGGCCAGCGCAACCTTATGGCGCAGCGCGAAGTTTTTGAGCATCGCCGGGCGGCGCAGATCAAGATATCGGTACTTGAGGCGCACCTCCTCGTTGGTAATCGCATCTTCCGCGGGGGAGAACGGCGGCACCTTGGAGTCGTTGAGCACCAGCAACTGGTCGGTTACGATCTCGATTTCGCCCGTGTCCATCTTGGGATTGATGACATCGGCGCCGCGAAGTCGAACCTTGCCGACGACGGCCACAACGTACTCCGGGCGGATCTGCTCGGCTTTCGCGTGCCCTTCGGGGCTCAGATCCCGGTCGAGGACAATCTGCGTGATTCCGGTGCGGTCGCGCAGATCAAGAAAGATGAGGTTGCCATGATCGCGGCGGCGGTTGACCCATCCCATCAAAACGACGGAGCTGCCGGCATCTGCCGCGCGCAGTTCTCCGCAAGTGTGCGTGCGCTGAAGTGTGCCTAGAAAATCGAGCAATCGAGTGCCTACTTTTCTGCTGATTTGAGGGCGGCGACGAGGTGCTCCCGGGCAACCTTCGTCTGCTCGCCAGTTGCAAAGTTCTTTACAGTCAAGATACCGGATTGCTGCTCATCCTCGCCAAAGAGGATGATGTTGCGGGCCAGCTTGTTCCCGGTCTCAAACGATTTCTTCAAACGGAACGAGCCATCGCCAAGATCGATGCGCAATCCGGCACGGCGCAGTTCGCGGGCCAGCGCAAGCGCGGGAGCGTCCAGAGTCGTCCCCATCGGCGCAAGATAGGCATCGGCCAGAACCGGCGGCAGCGATTGCGCGTCGGACAGTTGAGCCTCCAGCGTAAGCACCAGGCGATCGGCCCCGATGGCGAAGCCAATGCCGGGAGCTTTGGGGCCTCCCAACATCTCGGACAGGCCATCGTAGCGGCCGCCGCCGACAAGCGCATTCTGCGCGCCCAGTCCCCCATGCGTGAATTCAAAGGTCGTGCGGCTGTAGTAATCCAGTCCGCGCACCAGGCGGTGATTGCGGTGATACGGCACGCCGCAGGCGTCGAGCGCGGCACAGACGGCGGCAAAGTGCGCCCGGGATGCCTCATCGAGCGAGTCCGCGATTCTAGGCAGCGCCTCGATGATGGGCTGATCCTCCGGCACCTTGCAATCCAGCACGCGCAACGGATTTGTCTCCGCGCGGCGTTGGCAATCGACGCACATGCGGCCTACCACGGGCTTCAATGCCTCGCGCAGGGCTTCGACATAGAGCGGCCGGTCGACGCTCGAACCAACAGAGTTGATGTTGAGCGTCCATCCTGAAATGCCCAGCTCGTCGAGCAGACTGGCCAGCATCTCAAGCACCTCGGCGTCGCGCAGCGGCGATTCGGCACCGGCGCTCAGCGGACCGATCACCTCAGCGCCAATCTGGTAGAACTGGCGGTAGCGGCCCTTCTGCGGCCGTTCGCGGCGAAACTGCGGGCCGATGTAGTAGAGCTTCTGCAGCAGGCCGCTCTCGCCCAGCCGGTGCTCGATGTAGGCGCGGACAACGCCGGCCGTGTTCTCTGGCCGCAGCGTGAGCGATTGCGCCTTCTCTGACTGCGCGCGGGCCCGGTCCTCCCAGGTGTACATCTCCTTGGAGACGATGTCGGTTTCCTCACCGACTCCGCGGGCGAAGAGCTGCGTGTCCTCGAAGATGGGTGTGCGGATCTCGCCGAAGTTATAGCGGGCAAAGACGCGGCGGGCGGTCGACTCCACCTGGTTCCAGAGTTCGGTCTCCGGCGGCAACAGATCCCGCGTGCCGCGTACGGCTTTAATGATTTTCTCTGACATGTGTTTTCGCGAACGGAAGGTGGATGCGGCCCTTGCAGGTATTCGATCTCGATCCGAAGTCGTCTCTTCTAGAATACCAAGAGGAGTTTGCAAGCACATCCTGAGAGCACTTTTGCCCAGCTTTGGCCGAGAGAGCTCTTGCCTTCAGCGCCAGTTCTTTTGCTCTTCAAGATAGATGGCGACGTAATCCAGATAATTCCTGGCGTACTGGAGAATAAGTTCGCGGTCCTTGTCAGCCAGCTCGCGGCGGACTTTGCCGGGAACGCCGGCGACGAGCGAGCGCGGTGGAATCACCGTGTTTTCCGGGATCACGGCGCCAGCAGCGATGATCGAACCCTCACCAATGCGGGCGTTATTGAGGACGCTCGACCCCATGCCAATGAGGCAGGCATCTTCAATCACGCAGCCATGCACGGTGGCGTTGTGCCCGATCGTTACCCAATCGCCAACAATGACCGGGTATTTGTAACGCATTCCGTGAAGCACGGAGCAGTCCTGCACATTGGAGTTGGCTCCGATGCGGATGGAGTGGACGTCGCCCCGGACCACAGCATTCATCCAGATGCTAGAGTGTTCTCCCAGTACAACATCGCCCAGAACCTGTGCGGATACATCGACATAGCAGCTTGCGGGGATGACAGGGGTGTGACCCTGATAGGAGCGGATCATGGGCAGGAGACCTCGAATCTTTCTCTCCGAGTGTAACGAATCCGGCAGGAATCGCACCAATGCGGCGGGTGGACAGTCTGGCATAAAAAAAGAAGTGATCCTGGCACAAAAAGAGGAAAGTGATGCTCTTTTTCGATTCAGCTTGACGATAGTCGGCCAGACTCACGTATTCTTATAGAAGCCTTTTTGGCAGGTTTGGAGGTGTGTTTCTTTGGCAGAGGTTCGAGTACAGGAAGGCGAACCGCTTGAAAATGCGTTGCGCCGCTTTAAGCGGAAGGTGCAGCAGGAGGACATTATCAAAGAAGTAAAACGTCACTCCTTCTACCTGAAGCCGGGCGAGAAAAAGCGCGTAAAGGAAGCGCTGGCACGCAAGCGGAATCGTAAGAAGGCTCGCAAAGAAGCGGACTAACTCTCTAAACCGGGGCTACCATCCCAGCGCAGGATTCAATTCTCTGGGATGGTCCCTCGGCACAGTTCATAAGCTGGCAACGCTTGCTGTACAACTTTTAGACCCCAATTCTGGGCATCGCTTCTTCCCTGGCGCATGCCATCCTGAGTTTCTTCGCGGCAACTAGGCCGCGCTTCAACGCCGCACCCCTTCTTCGCGGTCAGGGCCCATCAACACTCACCAAAGTGCAAGGAACGATACCAGGCTGCTCTCCGTTCAGGAGCGTGGCGTGGCGCTGTTGCCTCATCTGCGGTTCGAGGCGCAGCCCGGGGGACGCGAGGATGGACTTCGTAGACAAGATTTTGAAATGCGTAGACTGCGGAAGTGATTTTGTTTTCACGGCCGGGGAACAACTCTTCTTTCACGATAAGCAATTCAAGAACGATCCCAAGCGTTGCAAACAATGCAAGGCAAAGAGGGCTGCCGGATCAGGTTCCGGAGTGCGGGCGGAGACGCGTACCGTCTGCTCGCAGTGCGGAATGGAGACGACGGTTCCGTTTAAGCCGACTCAGGGCAGACCGGTACTCTGCCGATCCTGTTTCCAGCAGGCCAGACCGCCAGCGGCAAGCGTGCACGCGCCTGCAGCGGCAACCGGTACTGCATAGGATTCAGAAACCCAGGGGCGGACGCACTTCAGGGTCCAGCCAATCGTAGGACAAACGTGCGGTCTATAGGGCGCGAGGGGGTAAGTGCGCCCGAATGAGGGACTAGATCCGTCTGGATCCGGTTCTAGGCTTGGCGGCTGCTATCGTTGAGGATGCTGGTTGTTCGGCGACAGGTTTGCGCGTTTTGAGCTTCTTGTCCTCGTGACTTACCAGCAAGGCTTCGATCTGCAATAACAGGTCCTGCGTGTTCATCGGCTTGACCAGCATCTCATCGGCACCTTCATCCTGCCAGTTCGTCCCAGCCATGGGATACGCCGTAAGCATGGCGACAGCCGGCTGGTATGGGGCCTTCTTGGCGGCATGTACCACCTCCAGCCCGGAGTTGTCGCTCTCCATCTTCATGTCGGTAATGACCATGTGATATTCGTTGCCGCGAATCTTGGCCTTGGCCTCTCGCGCGGAGGCCGCTGTCTCTACGTCAAAGCCATGAATCTCGAGGACTGCTTTGAGTGTAAGCAGAATTGCGAGTTCATCGTCCACCAGCAGAATGCGACGTTTCATCGGAGTCCTCCAACTTTCTTGCATATATTGCGGGACAAGCTTTCAGGGGAAACCATTGAGAAGTCGCTCGTAGCAAAAGCCCGCAGGGCCGGTTACATTCAATCCATTACGAAACTGAACAACGTGGCAGGATACCACGCCGCTCAACCTGTCACTCTCCTAAAAAAATCAATTGGTCAGGCGATTGCCTTCGCCAGCGAACCTTTCGGGCAAGAGATCGTATCTAAATAAGAAGCAGGAATGGCCTGGCGTAGAACGTTGCTGCAGTGGCATCGATTCCCCAGGAAAGTTCCAAAACCAATGCTATACTCGTCAGGCGAAGGGTGCGCCCTTCGCGTCCCGGAGGAGACCCATCGATAAGCGTTCAGCAAAGTCGTTCATTCGCATTAACGAAAAGATTCGCGCACGGGAAGTGCGTGTTATAGATGATGCCGGTAACCAGCTCGGCATTCTCCCGCCATTTGAAGCCTTGAAGATCGCCCGCGAACGCGGCCTCGATCTGGTCGAGGTTTCGCCCAGCGCCGTACCGCCGGTCTGCCGTATTCAGGACTATGGAAAGTTCCTGTACGAGAAGGACAAGAGCGATCGCGCCGCACGCAAGAAGCAGAAGATCATCACCATCAAGGAAGTGAAGTTCTCCGTCACCGTGGATGAGCACGACTACGTGACGAAGAAGAACAAGGCGATCGGCTTTCTTACGGATGGCGACAAGGTGAAGGCTTCGCTGCGCTTCAAAGGGCGGCAAATGGCCCACCGCGACCTCGGCTACAAGATCATCAATCGGTTGATTCAGGACATTGGCGATCTGGGTGTGGTGGAGTTTATGCCGCGCATGGAAGGGACCACGCTGCACGCCATCATCGCTCCGGGCAAGAAGCCGGAGGTGCAGAAGCCTGCCAAGCCCGTTGCGCCGAAGCCTGAGGCAAAAACGGTGCCTGTGGCTGCAGCACCCGCGCCGACGACTCCTGTTCAGCCGTAAAGACAGCAAGCCGGGCGGCCTCCGCGATCCCTGGTTTTCGACTGCCCCTGGTTTTTCGACTGCGGGTTTTCTGCCTGCCTCGATTTCGCCCGGACCGGGGCTTGCGGGACATGTCCGCAAGCCTCTAATCCGGCAAGGGTTGCCTGAGGTGTGCCAAGACCTGTAGACTGGTTGATGTTGCACGTACGTCAATCGAAGTAGGACAACCATGCCCAAACTAAAGAGTCACCGGGGCGCGATGAAGCGCTTCAAGAAGACTGGTACCGGCAAAATCAAGCGCGGCCAGACCAAGATGCGCCATATCCTTACGTCGAAGTCGATCAAGTCCAAGCGCAAGCTCGCCAAGGTTGTACTGGTGTCGGACGCCGACTACGCGAAGGTTTCGCGCATGATTCCTTACCTCTGATCAACCCCTGACAGGGTTCGGGCCGCGGTAAAGCGTTCCGCAATGGCCCCCGGAAAGCCTGATTTGCAGGCTCCGAGAGATCCGAGATGCAAGCGAGTGAAGAGGTCTAAAGCGTCCCCCAACGGGTGACGCCTCCTGCCTCCAGCCGCACAACGAAACACGCAAAGGAGAAGAACAAAATGCCCCGTGTAAAACGGAGTACGAAGCGGAACGATCGCCGCAAGAAGATTCTCAAGCGGGCGAGTGGATATTTCCTCACCAAATCCAAGCTGTACCAGGCTGCGCAGGAAGCCGTAGAGCGCGGCATGAAGTTCAGCTACATTGGCCGCCGCCAGAAGAAGCGCCAGTATCGCTCTCTCTGGATTGTGCGTATCAACGCCGCGGCACAGTTGAACGGCTTGAATTACAGCCTGCTGATCAACGGATTGAAGAAGGCTGGCGTGGAGCTGGACCGCAAGGTTCTGGCAGACATCGCCGTCAACGACGCAGAAGGTTTTGCAGCGCTTGTGGCGCAGGCAAAGTCTGCGCTGAGCGCGACGGCAGCGGCGTAACCGCGAGCTGGAAATTAACATCGCAATAAAAAAGAAGAGGCGCAGCAACAAGCTGCGCCTCTTCTTTTTGCCATATTCCCATAAAGAAACCGGAATTTGCGGGGCACAGCGATTCCCTGCTGTTTGTGGATTGCATGGAAAATCGGATTCGGACAGAATCGTGTCATGCAGATCCCTGCGACGATTGCATCTCCGAGCCCGACCTATCCGCGCGATGGGTTCGCCGCGTACTACGTAACAACGCTCAAGGACACGAGGCAGGTCGCCCGGATTGAGTGGGAGGGGGACCAGTTCAGCGCGCATGTGCTGGGGCCTCCGCCGCTGACGGCACGCGGCGCGACCATAGAAGCAGCCGAGATTCTGCTGGACTACCGCGTAAGCGTCTATGCCTGAAGGATCCACTCTCCCGGGACGCTGCTGGACGCGATATCTCGGCCTCAGTAATTCGGTCCCAGCAATTCGACCGCAGCAATTCGACCGCCGGTGATTTGACCCCGTGATTCGCCCCGATGGTTCCCGGGCAGTGGTTTATTCTTTTAGATAGACCATGTCGCAAGAACAGATTCCACAATTGAGCAGCTTTGACGAAGCCGCGCTGGAACAGGCTTTCGGCGCGCTTGCCGCGCAGGCCGCCGAGTCAGCCCGGGCGCTGGCCTCGCCGGAAGCGGTTGAGCACTTTCGGCTGGAGTGGCTGGGGCGCAAACAGGGACGGCTGAAGCTGGTAAGCGAGGCGTGGCTGAAGTCCGCTCCCCCAGAGGCGAAGAAGCAGATTGGCCAGCGCTTTAACAAGCTGAAGGAGCAGGTAGAAGAGCTGCTGGCGAGCGCCGGCAGCGCCGGGCCGGATGATGCCGCCCTGGCGCGCGAGGCCATCGACGTCACTCTGCCCGGGACCCGCAACTTGATCGGCGCGGAGCATCCGATCCTGCGCACGATGAACGAGATCGTCTCCGTTTTCCAGGGCATGGGCTACTCCGTCGGAGTGGGGCCTGAGGTCGAGACCGACTACTACAACTTCGAATCGCTGAATTTTCCGCCGAATCATCCGGCACGCGACACCCAGGACACGCTGGTGGTGGCGAACCAGGAGCGTCGCCCCCTGCGCGATCGGCTGCTGATGCGCACCCATACTTCGCCGGTGCAGATCCGCACGATGGAGCAGCAGCCGCCGCCGGTACGCATCGTGATTCCGGGCAAGGTACATCGTAATGACGCGTCTGATGCCACGCACTCGCCGATCTTTCACCAGGTGGAGGGCTTGTGCGTCGGGGAAAACGTAACTTTCAGTGATCTAAAAGGAACGCTCGATCGCGCGATGAAGGCGTTCTTCGGCCTGGGAGTGAAGACGCGCTTCTTCCCGTCGTTCTTCCCCTTCACGGAGCCGAGCGCAGATGTGCAGATCAGCTGCATCTTCTGCGGCGGCAAGGGCTGCCGCAAGTGCAAGCACTCGGGATGGATCGAGTTGCTGGGCTGCGGCATGGTGGACCCCGCGGTGTTCGGCTTTGTGCAGCAGAAACAGCCCGGCTACGACCCGAAGAAGATCAGTGGATTTGCCTTCGGCATGGGCGTCGAGCGCATCGCGATGATGAAGTACGGCGTAAGCGATATCGGCCAGTTCTATTCGGGAGATATGAGGTTTTTGCGGCAATTTGCTTAGGGGCAGCAGGTTAGCGAGTCAGCAAAGGGGCGGTCAGCGAGTCAGCAAAAGTAGGCAGAATTGGCAAGAACCAGGCATTTTCGGGACCTGATCGTGTGGCAGAAGGCCATGCAACTTGCCCGCGATGTTTACTCGGCCACTCGTGCATTCCCCCGCGAAGAGATCTTTGGGCTGACCAGCCAGATGCGGCGTGCTGCAGTGTCTATTCCCAGCAACATCGCGGAAGGACACGGCAGGCTCTCCGATCCAGGTTTGCGCACCTTTCTGGCGCAGGCTCGCGGGTCATTGTTTGAACTGGAGACACAGATTGATTTGGCTCGTGACGTCGGCTATTTCGATGCACGGGCAGCGAAAGGATTATGCGAAGAGTGCGAGGAAGTAGCAAGACTGCTGAATGGACTGATCGCCGCAATTAACGGCAATACCCAGGGACAAGGGTGATTTCCGCCGCTGACTTGCTGTTCCGCTGGCTTGCTAACTCGCTGATTTGCTGAAGTCATGAAGATTCTGACGGAGTGGTTGCGTGAATATCTCCCGGGGATTCCCGTGGAGGACCATAAGCTTGCCGAGGACCTGACGCTGCGTGGCATCGCCGTGGATGGCGCCTTTGACCTTGGCCCCGGCAAGGGCTTGCTGCTCGAGATGGACATCACGACCAACCGCGTAGACGCGATGAACCACTACGGCATCGCACGCGAGGCGAGCGCGATCTATGGGCTGGCTCTGCCGCCGCTCGATGCTTCCGTACCCGTGTCCGGGTCCACATCCGGGTCCACGTCTGCAACCAAGCCCTACCCGGTGCGCATTGAAGCACCCGATCTCTGCGGCCGATTCACGGCGCGCGTGCTGCGCAGCGTCACCATCAAACCCTCTACGGGGTTGCTGGCCCGGCGATTCGCCGCGCTCGAGCAGAAGCTGATTTCCAATGCGGTGGATGCGACCAACTACGCGTGGATTGCGATGGGGCAGCCCACCCACGTCTTCGATCTCGACAAGCTGGAGGGCGGCATCGTTGTCCGCCGCGCCCGCAAAGGCGAAAAGCTGCGCACCCTGGATGGCGTAGAGCGCACGCTGTATCCCGACGACCTGGTGGTGGCTGACGAGAAGAAGGCACTGGCGATTGCCGGCGTGATGGGCGGCTGGGACTCGATGATTACTCCGGAGACGAAGAACGTGCTGGTGGAAGCGGCATGGTTCGATCCGGCAAGCATTCGCGGCACCTCGCGCCGTCATGGCCTGCATACGGATGCCTCGCATCGCTTTGAACGCGGCGCCGACTTTAATGCTCCTCCGGTAGCTTCCGCGCTGGTGAGCCGCATGCTGCTGGCCGATGGTGGCGAAGCAGAGGGCGAACTGGTGGACGTTGCCATTCCCGAGGCCGCGGCACGCACGGCAAACCGCTCCGCTGTCCGGCTGGAGCTGAGCGAGGTTCGCCGCATCCTGGGAACGACGGTTGACGCAGAGGGAATCACCACGTCGATTGTTGAGAACGTGCTGACGGCGCTGGGCTGCTCGCTGGTGCTGCATTCCGAGGGCGTCTACGACGTAACCCTGCCAAGCTGGCGGCTCGATCTGGAGCGCGAAATCGACCTGATCGAAGAGATCGCCCGCGTCTATGGGTACAACCGCTTTGCCAATACGCTGCCCGTGCTGGATTGCACCGTGGTGGAGCTGCCCTGGGCGCGGCAGCAGGATGCGGTGCGCTCGACCCTGCTGGCGCTGGGCTGGAATGAGGCGTTGTCCAGCACCTTTGCATCTGCAACCGATGCGGTTGCATTTGCGCCGCAGCCCTCGTCCACCGTCGCCATGGGCAATCCTTTGAACGAAGAAGCCGGCATCCTGCGGCCTTCGCTGGTGCCGGGAATGCTGACCATGCTGGGCAGCAATCTGAACCGCAATGTGGAGGATGTGCGGCTCTTCGAAATGGGGACCGTCTTCAGCGGAACAACAGACCGCGTGGACGAGCGGCCCGCGCTGTCCATAGGCGCAACCGGGCTGACCGCCGTCGAAGGACCGCATCAGCCGCCGCGGCCAGTGGACTTCTACGACGTAAAGGGCTCGATCGAAGAGCTGCTGAGCCGCTTTGCGATGCGCTCCCTCTACTTTGACAACTTTGCCGTGGAGAGCCACCTGATGCCGAAATGGCTGCATCCGGGGCGTTCTGCGCGGGTGGTCGTGGAGGGCTCGACGATCGGCTACTTCGGAGAGCTGCATCCAGCGGAAGCGCACAGCAGAAAGCTGAAGCAGAAGGTCTTCGTGGGCGAAATCTACCTCGACCGGCTGTATCGCCAGGCATTGCGCCAGCCGTCAGCGCGGGAGCTATCGCGCTTCCAGGCCGTGCGCCGCGATTTTTCGTTGATCTTTCCCGATACGGTTCTCTGGTCGCAGGTGGACGGCGCACTGCGCGAATTGCGCATCGAAGAATTGGTCAGCGTGGCGGCAAAGGAGGTCTTCCGCGACAGAAAGCAGGAGAAGCCGGAGTACTCTCTGCTGCTGGGCACCGTCTTTCAATCGCAGGAGCGCAC
This DNA window, taken from Acidisarcina sp., encodes the following:
- the rplT gene encoding 50S ribosomal protein L20, encoding MPRVKRSTKRNDRRKKILKRASGYFLTKSKLYQAAQEAVERGMKFSYIGRRQKKRQYRSLWIVRINAAAQLNGLNYSLLINGLKKAGVELDRKVLADIAVNDAEGFAALVAQAKSALSATAAA
- the pheS gene encoding phenylalanine--tRNA ligase subunit alpha yields the protein MSQEQIPQLSSFDEAALEQAFGALAAQAAESARALASPEAVEHFRLEWLGRKQGRLKLVSEAWLKSAPPEAKKQIGQRFNKLKEQVEELLASAGSAGPDDAALAREAIDVTLPGTRNLIGAEHPILRTMNEIVSVFQGMGYSVGVGPEVETDYYNFESLNFPPNHPARDTQDTLVVANQERRPLRDRLLMRTHTSPVQIRTMEQQPPPVRIVIPGKVHRNDASDATHSPIFHQVEGLCVGENVTFSDLKGTLDRAMKAFFGLGVKTRFFPSFFPFTEPSADVQISCIFCGGKGCRKCKHSGWIELLGCGMVDPAVFGFVQQKQPGYDPKKISGFAFGMGVERIAMMKYGVSDIGQFYSGDMRFLRQFA
- a CDS encoding four helix bundle protein, whose product is MARTRHFRDLIVWQKAMQLARDVYSATRAFPREEIFGLTSQMRRAAVSIPSNIAEGHGRLSDPGLRTFLAQARGSLFELETQIDLARDVGYFDARAAKGLCEECEEVARLLNGLIAAINGNTQGQG
- the rpmI gene encoding 50S ribosomal protein L35 is translated as MPKLKSHRGAMKRFKKTGTGKIKRGQTKMRHILTSKSIKSKRKLAKVVLVSDADYAKVSRMIPYL
- a CDS encoding gamma carbonic anhydrase family protein, whose amino-acid sequence is MPDCPPAALVRFLPDSLHSERKIRGLLPMIRSYQGHTPVIPASCYVDVSAQVLGDVVLGEHSSIWMNAVVRGDVHSIRIGANSNVQDCSVLHGMRYKYPVIVGDWVTIGHNATVHGCVIEDACLIGMGSSVLNNARIGEGSIIAAGAVIPENTVIPPRSLVAGVPGKVRRELADKDRELILQYARNYLDYVAIYLEEQKNWR
- a CDS encoding response regulator; the protein is MKRRILLVDDELAILLTLKAVLEIHGFDVETAASAREAKAKIRGNEYHMVITDMKMESDNSGLEVVHAAKKAPYQPAVAMLTAYPMAGTNWQDEGADEMLVKPMNTQDLLLQIEALLVSHEDKKLKTRKPVAEQPASSTIAAAKPRTGSRRI
- the rpsU gene encoding 30S ribosomal protein S21, whose protein sequence is MAEVRVQEGEPLENALRRFKRKVQQEDIIKEVKRHSFYLKPGEKKRVKEALARKRNRKKARKEAD
- the pheT gene encoding phenylalanine--tRNA ligase subunit beta, whose protein sequence is MKILTEWLREYLPGIPVEDHKLAEDLTLRGIAVDGAFDLGPGKGLLLEMDITTNRVDAMNHYGIAREASAIYGLALPPLDASVPVSGSTSGSTSATKPYPVRIEAPDLCGRFTARVLRSVTIKPSTGLLARRFAALEQKLISNAVDATNYAWIAMGQPTHVFDLDKLEGGIVVRRARKGEKLRTLDGVERTLYPDDLVVADEKKALAIAGVMGGWDSMITPETKNVLVEAAWFDPASIRGTSRRHGLHTDASHRFERGADFNAPPVASALVSRMLLADGGEAEGELVDVAIPEAAARTANRSAVRLELSEVRRILGTTVDAEGITTSIVENVLTALGCSLVLHSEGVYDVTLPSWRLDLEREIDLIEEIARVYGYNRFANTLPVLDCTVVELPWARQQDAVRSTLLALGWNEALSSTFASATDAVAFAPQPSSTVAMGNPLNEEAGILRPSLVPGMLTMLGSNLNRNVEDVRLFEMGTVFSGTTDRVDERPALSIGATGLTAVEGPHQPPRPVDFYDVKGSIEELLSRFAMRSLYFDNFAVESHLMPKWLHPGRSARVVVEGSTIGYFGELHPAEAHSRKLKQKVFVGEIYLDRLYRQALRQPSARELSRFQAVRRDFSLIFPDTVLWSQVDGALRELRIEELVSVAAKEVFRDRKQEKPEYSLLLGTVFQSQERTLREEEVQGYSEQILKAMEQLGGRLRS
- the aspS gene encoding aspartate--tRNA ligase codes for the protein MLDFLGTLQRTHTCGELRAADAGSSVVLMGWVNRRRDHGNLIFLDLRDRTGITQIVLDRDLSPEGHAKAEQIRPEYVVAVVGKVRLRGADVINPKMDTGEIEIVTDQLLVLNDSKVPPFSPAEDAITNEEVRLKYRYLDLRRPAMLKNFALRHKVALAIRQYLSGEGFYEVETPILMGSTPEGARDYLVPSRVHPGSFYALPQSPQLFKQILMISGFDRYFQIARCFRDEDLRADRQPEFTQIDLEMSFPQQEMIFAVVEGFLKAAFGVAGEPLSAPFPRMTFDEALRLYGIDKPDLRLPAMTEVSAAFTPQQLETLAITPGQPIVAVRIPSVGELSRKERDDLRLVYPAKLAPNGLKVMDDFKRLEKSFPEMVKTIRELSGAAEQDLIVMVVADSKSEFGNGKASERPVVNGVSASVLTGRERTIYEMAGQVRLALAQKFADRHKAFEKRGTAEDYKFLWVTDFPFFEWDEETKTWVAAHHPFTSPHEDDLKAGRLTSDPGAVRALAYDIVLNGTELGSGSIRIHRQDVQAQIFRALGMTEEEARKRFGYFLEAMEYGAPPHGGIALGLDRIVMILAGEQSLREVIAFPKTAKAIDLMVNAPAPVSDQQLRELHIRPVLKG
- the infC gene encoding translation initiation factor IF-3 is translated as MPSPANLSGKRSYLNKKQEWPGVERCCSGIDSPGKFQNQCYTRQAKGAPFASRRRPIDKRSAKSFIRINEKIRAREVRVIDDAGNQLGILPPFEALKIARERGLDLVEVSPSAVPPVCRIQDYGKFLYEKDKSDRAARKKQKIITIKEVKFSVTVDEHDYVTKKNKAIGFLTDGDKVKASLRFKGRQMAHRDLGYKIINRLIQDIGDLGVVEFMPRMEGTTLHAIIAPGKKPEVQKPAKPVAPKPEAKTVPVAAAPAPTTPVQP
- the hisS gene encoding histidine--tRNA ligase produces the protein MSEKIIKAVRGTRDLLPPETELWNQVESTARRVFARYNFGEIRTPIFEDTQLFARGVGEETDIVSKEMYTWEDRARAQSEKAQSLTLRPENTAGVVRAYIEHRLGESGLLQKLYYIGPQFRRERPQKGRYRQFYQIGAEVIGPLSAGAESPLRDAEVLEMLASLLDELGISGWTLNINSVGSSVDRPLYVEALREALKPVVGRMCVDCQRRAETNPLRVLDCKVPEDQPIIEALPRIADSLDEASRAHFAAVCAALDACGVPYHRNHRLVRGLDYYSRTTFEFTHGGLGAQNALVGGGRYDGLSEMLGGPKAPGIGFAIGADRLVLTLEAQLSDAQSLPPVLADAYLAPMGTTLDAPALALARELRRAGLRIDLGDGSFRLKKSFETGNKLARNIILFGEDEQQSGILTVKNFATGEQTKVAREHLVAALKSAEK